One part of the Microbacterium aurugineum genome encodes these proteins:
- a CDS encoding MurR/RpiR family transcriptional regulator — MRIGVVAGMGPPCLLSLLRKVDAPWMIETSVTDDAPLEQNDTAMEPFVTSDTDNPALSGLRARIARTWNDLSKSERAVCRVLSSTSAEHILYASAAELGTQSGTSNASVVRTLQKLGYSGLSHLKQEVAAPFSSSVSPEVRLKTRIEHIGQDLARIQQETWDEAASLIELARTSNDDDAYSAAITLLMRAESIYCYGLGASGIAAENLALRLRRTGLTTRRLSTDGFRLADEVMNLGAKDILVIFAPGRVTRDIDVLLDHAQLMGAGVILVTDELHDRLSSRVDTILTAPHTPTGLTSESLSAILISDVLVQGISAVAPDAALRSSQLLNDVRARLGY; from the coding sequence ATGCGGATCGGCGTCGTAGCCGGCATGGGACCTCCCTGTCTGCTGAGTCTGTTGCGGAAAGTCGATGCACCCTGGATGATTGAAACATCCGTTACGGATGATGCGCCTCTCGAACAGAATGATACAGCAATGGAACCGTTTGTAACAAGTGATACAGATAATCCCGCGCTCTCCGGCCTCCGTGCGCGCATCGCCCGCACATGGAACGACCTCTCGAAGTCAGAACGAGCCGTCTGCCGCGTCCTCTCATCGACCTCGGCCGAGCACATCCTCTACGCGAGCGCCGCCGAGCTCGGCACCCAGAGCGGCACCTCGAACGCCTCGGTCGTCCGCACCCTGCAGAAGCTCGGGTACTCGGGCCTCTCGCACTTGAAACAGGAGGTCGCGGCCCCCTTCTCCAGCAGCGTCTCCCCCGAGGTACGGCTCAAGACGCGCATCGAGCACATCGGGCAGGATCTCGCCCGCATCCAGCAGGAAACCTGGGACGAGGCCGCATCACTCATCGAACTCGCCCGCACATCGAACGACGACGACGCGTACTCCGCGGCGATCACGCTGCTCATGCGCGCCGAGAGCATCTACTGCTACGGCCTCGGCGCCTCCGGCATCGCCGCCGAGAATCTCGCACTGCGCCTGCGGCGTACGGGCCTCACCACGCGGCGGCTCAGCACGGACGGCTTCCGCCTCGCCGATGAGGTCATGAATCTCGGGGCGAAGGACATCCTCGTCATCTTCGCGCCTGGGCGAGTGACCCGTGATATCGACGTGCTCCTGGATCACGCGCAGTTGATGGGCGCCGGCGTCATCCTCGTGACCGACGAACTCCATGACCGGCTCTCGTCACGCGTCGATACGATCCTGACCGCACCGCACACCCCGACGGGACTGACGTCTGAGAGCCTTTCGGCCATTCTGATCTCGGACGTGCTGGTGCAGGGCATCTCTGCCGTCGCGCCAGACGCGGCATTGCGCTCCTCGCAGCTGCTCAACGATGTTCGAGCCCGCTTGGGCTACTGA
- a CDS encoding glycine betaine ABC transporter substrate-binding protein, with the protein MKKKILALTAVGIAASLTLAGCSGDGAGGTGGDSNADDKGTITLGFLPSWTDGLSTAYLLQDQLEKIGYTVEMKTLTEAGPLYTGLAQGDVDMYPSAWPELTHASYMEEYGDDIEDIGTYYDNAKLTIAVPEYSELNSIEDLKGKGAEFDGKIIGIEPGAGLTAQTEKMIPEYGLDGEYQLVTSSTAAMLTELKTATDKQEDLVVTLWRPFWANDAFGMKDLEDPMGAMGEAEGLHFLGTKGFAEEFPEAAELIGKIKLDDAQYGALEDLVVNEYGEGKEADAVDAWLKEYGDEFDWTVTS; encoded by the coding sequence ATGAAGAAGAAGATCCTTGCACTCACCGCAGTCGGCATCGCCGCATCGCTCACCCTCGCGGGTTGCAGCGGCGACGGTGCAGGCGGCACGGGCGGCGACAGCAACGCCGACGACAAGGGCACCATCACGCTGGGCTTCCTGCCCTCGTGGACCGACGGCCTCAGCACCGCGTACCTGCTGCAGGACCAGCTCGAGAAGATCGGCTACACGGTCGAGATGAAGACGCTGACCGAGGCGGGGCCGCTCTACACCGGCCTTGCGCAGGGTGACGTCGACATGTACCCCTCGGCCTGGCCCGAGCTGACGCACGCCTCTTACATGGAGGAGTACGGCGACGACATCGAGGACATCGGCACGTACTACGACAACGCCAAGCTCACGATCGCGGTGCCGGAGTACTCCGAGCTGAACTCGATCGAGGACCTCAAGGGCAAGGGTGCCGAGTTCGACGGCAAGATCATCGGCATCGAGCCGGGTGCGGGCCTCACCGCTCAGACCGAGAAGATGATCCCCGAGTACGGCCTCGACGGCGAGTACCAGCTCGTCACCTCGTCGACCGCCGCGATGCTCACCGAGCTGAAGACCGCGACCGACAAGCAGGAGGACCTCGTCGTCACGCTGTGGCGTCCGTTCTGGGCCAACGACGCCTTCGGCATGAAGGACCTCGAAGACCCGATGGGTGCCATGGGCGAGGCCGAGGGCCTGCACTTCCTGGGAACCAAGGGCTTCGCCGAGGAGTTCCCCGAGGCTGCGGAGCTGATCGGGAAGATCAAGCTCGACGACGCCCAGTACGGCGCACTCGAAGACCTCGTGGTCAACGAGTACGGCGAGGGCAAGGAAGCCGACGCGGTCGACGCGTGGCTGAAGGAGTACGGCGACGAGTTCGACTGGACCGTCACCAGCTGA
- a CDS encoding ABC transporter permease, producing the protein MDGFRIPIGTWIESVVDWIKDNLDGLLDAISFVMRFLVDGLTTILLTPSFPVIIVIAALIAWIVRSWQLALGTIVSFGLIVGMDLWVPAMQTLALVLVAAVIAVLIAVPLGIWSARNATVRAVLKPVLDFMQTMPAFVYLIPAIVFFGIGVVPGLVATVIFALPPGVRLTELGIRGVDSETVEAGQAFGAKPGQILRGIQLPLAMPTIMAGVNQVIMLALSMAVIAGMAGADGLGKMVVEAISTINIPKGVEAGLGVVLIAVFLDRVTAALGAPGENRSSLLSMIERLRTPNGGGSGTASAPASEKDADRKDAADQAERETVAPRRSAVGGGPL; encoded by the coding sequence ATGGACGGATTCCGCATTCCCATCGGGACCTGGATCGAATCGGTCGTCGACTGGATCAAGGACAACCTCGACGGACTGCTCGACGCGATCTCGTTCGTGATGAGGTTCCTCGTCGACGGGTTGACGACCATCCTCCTCACGCCGAGCTTCCCGGTCATCATCGTCATCGCCGCGCTCATCGCGTGGATCGTGCGGTCCTGGCAGCTCGCGCTCGGCACGATCGTGTCGTTCGGACTGATCGTCGGGATGGACCTCTGGGTTCCCGCGATGCAGACCCTCGCGCTCGTGCTCGTCGCGGCCGTGATCGCCGTGCTGATCGCCGTGCCGCTGGGCATCTGGTCGGCGCGCAACGCCACCGTGCGTGCGGTGCTCAAGCCCGTGCTCGACTTCATGCAGACCATGCCGGCGTTCGTGTACCTGATCCCTGCGATCGTGTTCTTCGGCATCGGCGTGGTGCCCGGCCTCGTGGCCACCGTGATCTTCGCGCTGCCCCCGGGCGTGCGTCTGACCGAGCTCGGCATCCGCGGAGTCGACTCCGAGACCGTCGAGGCCGGACAGGCGTTCGGTGCGAAGCCGGGGCAGATCCTGCGCGGCATCCAGCTCCCGCTCGCGATGCCGACCATCATGGCCGGCGTCAACCAGGTCATCATGCTCGCCCTGTCGATGGCGGTCATCGCCGGAATGGCGGGCGCGGACGGACTCGGGAAGATGGTGGTCGAGGCGATCTCGACGATCAACATCCCGAAGGGCGTCGAGGCCGGTCTCGGCGTCGTGCTGATCGCGGTCTTCCTCGACCGCGTCACGGCGGCGCTGGGGGCACCCGGCGAGAACCGCTCCTCGCTGCTCAGCATGATCGAGCGACTCCGCACGCCGAACGGCGGAGGGAGCGGAACAGCATCCGCCCCCGCCTCCGAGAAGGACGCCGACCGGAAGGATGCCGCGGATCAGGCGGAGCGCGAGACGGTCGCTCCTCGACGCAGCGCTGTCGGCGGCGGCCCCCTCTGA
- a CDS encoding quaternary amine ABC transporter ATP-binding protein, with protein MSEIALEARNLYKVFGKNPNTAVRRLKAGESRAAVTDAGTAAVIDASFTVNRGEIFVIMGLSGSGKSTIIRMLNGLHDVTDGSVTVNGDPITGIPASKLREIRRDRISMVFQHFALLPHRTVAANVAYPLELKGTPKAERLAKAEEILALVGLEGQGDKLPSELSGGMQQRVGIARALSADSDILLMDEAFSALDPLIRREMQEQLLELQQKLQKTIVFITHDLNEAMFLGDRIAVMRDGRIVQIGTPEDILMDPANDYVEQFVQDVDRARVLTAANVMERPRPVVPHTAGPRTALRQMRDAYMSATYVVGRDRQLVGVVTDRDAVKLVRQGATTLDSVVKPVPQSVREDDVLMNLFVPAVESPLPLAVTDAEGRLVGVIPRVTLLAALGPGPGATEEITLPMMPMPQAEIDAVLDDGWTAEPADAPTTEEVR; from the coding sequence GTGTCCGAAATCGCTCTCGAAGCGCGCAATCTATACAAGGTTTTCGGTAAGAATCCGAACACCGCCGTCCGTCGCCTGAAGGCTGGTGAGAGCCGAGCCGCCGTGACCGACGCCGGCACCGCAGCGGTCATCGACGCCAGCTTCACCGTGAACCGCGGGGAGATCTTCGTCATCATGGGCCTGTCCGGATCGGGCAAGTCCACCATCATCCGCATGCTCAACGGCCTGCATGATGTGACCGACGGCTCCGTCACGGTGAACGGCGACCCGATCACCGGAATCCCGGCCTCGAAGCTTCGCGAGATCCGTCGCGACCGCATCTCGATGGTCTTCCAGCACTTCGCCCTGCTGCCGCACCGCACGGTCGCGGCGAACGTCGCCTACCCTCTCGAGCTCAAGGGCACGCCCAAGGCCGAGCGCTTGGCCAAGGCGGAGGAGATCCTCGCCCTGGTCGGTCTCGAGGGTCAGGGCGACAAGCTTCCCTCCGAGCTGTCCGGTGGAATGCAGCAGCGCGTCGGCATCGCCCGGGCGCTCTCCGCCGACAGCGACATCCTGTTGATGGATGAGGCGTTCAGCGCGCTCGACCCGCTGATCCGCCGCGAGATGCAGGAGCAGCTGCTCGAACTGCAGCAGAAGCTCCAGAAGACGATCGTGTTCATCACGCACGACCTGAACGAGGCCATGTTCCTCGGGGACCGGATCGCCGTGATGCGCGACGGTCGCATCGTGCAGATCGGTACGCCCGAGGACATCCTGATGGACCCGGCGAACGACTACGTCGAGCAGTTCGTGCAGGATGTGGACCGTGCCCGCGTTCTCACCGCGGCCAACGTGATGGAGCGTCCGCGCCCCGTCGTGCCGCACACCGCGGGCCCCCGCACGGCCCTGCGCCAGATGCGCGATGCCTACATGTCGGCGACCTACGTGGTGGGTCGCGACCGGCAGCTGGTCGGCGTCGTGACCGACCGTGACGCGGTCAAGCTCGTCCGCCAGGGCGCGACCACCCTCGACTCCGTCGTCAAGCCGGTGCCGCAGAGCGTGCGTGAAGACGACGTGCTGATGAACCTGTTCGTGCCCGCCGTCGAGTCGCCGTTGCCGCTCGCCGTGACGGATGCCGAAGGTCGACTGGTCGGTGTGATCCCCCGCGTGACCCTGCTCGCGGCGCTGGGCCCCGGTCCGGGCGCGACCGAGGAGATCACCCTCCCGATGATGCCCATGCCGCAGGCCGAGATCGATGCGGTGCTCGATGACGGGTGGACCGCTGAACCGGCGGATGCCCCGACGACGGAGGAGGTGCGCTGA
- a CDS encoding class I SAM-dependent methyltransferase: MSEFPYSRLRRWPDVEADNLQAHDATDELLVDRARAFGAPGSETVVIGDGFGAITLALTDAGLDGVRVHQDLATGRRALQRNAEELGITGFVSHELEPALLDGARLVVLQLPKSLAELEEIADAVARWAAPDVVLVAGGRVKHMTLTQNEVLGRSFAHVQAQRAERKSRLIDASGPLPVPADPPFPVTAQHDGLTLVAHGGAFAGARLDIGTRVLCEVLGLGGSQLLKDGGNQTRNGPIGAGGEDSSGVVNATEGPRVLDLGCGTGALGFSFALAHPEARVTATDRSAAAVASARATASANGVADRVTVMHDDAGSELPDGSFDIVLLNPPFHLGTSIHTGAATRLFDAAARVLRPGGELFTVYNSSLGYRAELTRLIGATEQLRRTPKFTVTRSVRGR; encoded by the coding sequence GTGTCGGAGTTCCCTTACAGCCGCCTGCGCCGCTGGCCCGATGTCGAGGCGGACAACCTCCAGGCGCACGATGCCACGGATGAGCTGCTCGTCGACCGGGCGCGCGCCTTCGGTGCTCCGGGGTCCGAGACCGTGGTCATCGGTGACGGCTTCGGTGCGATCACCCTGGCGCTCACGGACGCCGGACTCGACGGTGTCCGGGTCCACCAGGACCTCGCGACGGGGCGCCGCGCACTGCAGCGGAACGCCGAAGAGCTCGGGATCACGGGGTTCGTCTCGCACGAACTCGAACCCGCGCTGCTCGACGGTGCGCGTCTCGTGGTGCTGCAGCTCCCGAAATCACTGGCGGAGCTCGAGGAGATCGCGGATGCCGTCGCACGCTGGGCCGCGCCCGACGTGGTCCTCGTGGCCGGCGGCCGGGTGAAGCACATGACACTCACCCAGAACGAGGTGCTGGGGCGGAGCTTCGCGCACGTGCAGGCGCAGCGCGCCGAGCGGAAGTCCCGGCTGATCGACGCGTCGGGACCCCTTCCCGTCCCCGCGGATCCGCCGTTCCCCGTGACGGCGCAGCACGATGGGCTGACCCTGGTCGCCCACGGTGGCGCGTTCGCGGGCGCTCGTCTCGACATCGGCACGCGGGTGCTGTGCGAAGTGCTCGGTCTGGGTGGTTCACAACTCCTCAAAGATGGCGGGAATCAGACCCGAAACGGCCCGATCGGGGCGGGCGGCGAGGATTCTTCCGGAGTTGTGAACGCGACGGAGGGGCCACGCGTGCTCGATCTCGGTTGCGGTACCGGCGCGCTCGGCTTCTCGTTCGCCCTCGCACATCCGGAGGCGCGGGTGACCGCGACCGACCGCTCGGCCGCAGCCGTGGCATCTGCGCGAGCGACGGCGTCCGCGAACGGGGTGGCCGACCGCGTCACGGTCATGCATGACGACGCAGGGTCCGAGCTGCCGGACGGCTCGTTCGACATCGTCCTGCTGAACCCGCCCTTCCACCTCGGCACGAGCATCCACACGGGCGCCGCCACCCGCCTCTTCGACGCCGCGGCCCGCGTGCTCCGACCGGGTGGCGAGCTCTTCACGGTCTACAACTCCTCCCTCGGGTACCGCGCCGAACTGACGCGTCTGATCGGCGCCACCGAGCAGCTCCGACGCACCCCGAAGTTCACTGTGACCCGCAGCGTCCGGGGCCGCTGA
- a CDS encoding GntR family transcriptional regulator, producing the protein MIEEGKPLFLQIAEQIEDSIVDGSLAEEAQAPSTNELAAFYRINPATAAKGVAMLTDKGVLYKRRGIGMFVAEGARDLLLGERRAAFADRYIDPLLAEARTLGLGAEDLADLLRQRAAHTTDAEGKTPA; encoded by the coding sequence GTGATCGAAGAAGGCAAGCCGCTCTTCCTCCAGATCGCCGAGCAGATCGAGGACTCGATCGTCGACGGCTCGCTCGCCGAAGAGGCGCAGGCCCCTTCCACGAACGAGCTGGCCGCGTTCTACCGGATCAACCCCGCCACCGCAGCCAAGGGAGTCGCCATGCTCACCGACAAGGGAGTGCTCTACAAGCGCCGAGGCATCGGCATGTTCGTCGCCGAAGGCGCCAGGGACCTGCTCCTCGGCGAGCGCCGCGCCGCCTTCGCCGACCGCTACATCGACCCGCTCCTCGCCGAAGCCCGCACGCTCGGGCTCGGCGCCGAAGACCTCGCGGACCTGCTCCGGCAGCGCGCCGCACACACCACCGACGCAGAAGGGAAGACCCCCGCATGA
- a CDS encoding ABC transporter ATP-binding protein, with amino-acid sequence MTTVIEVQNLSKRYKEKRALDNVSLAIEGGAIYGLLGRNGAGKTTLMSILTAQNFESSGTVTVFGEHPYENAHVLSRICFVRESQKYPDDAYPKHAFKAASLFFPNWDQALADELIHEFQLPMKQTIKKLSRGQLSAVGVIIGLASRAEITFFDEPYLGLDAVARQIFYDRLVEDYAEHPRTVILSSHLIDEVSNLIEKVIVIDNGQILLHEDTDAVRDRAVTVVGDAAKVDAWVGDREVLHREALGRVASVTVLGTVSAEERAEITASGLDLAPVSLQQLIVRLTQKAEAGFPRSATTKEEVR; translated from the coding sequence ATGACCACCGTCATCGAGGTGCAGAACCTCAGCAAGCGCTACAAGGAGAAGCGAGCACTCGACAATGTGTCGCTCGCGATCGAGGGAGGCGCGATCTACGGCCTGCTCGGCCGCAACGGCGCCGGCAAGACGACCCTCATGTCGATCCTCACGGCGCAGAACTTCGAGTCCTCCGGCACCGTCACGGTGTTCGGCGAGCACCCCTACGAGAACGCGCACGTGCTCAGCCGCATCTGCTTCGTGCGCGAAAGCCAGAAGTACCCGGACGACGCCTATCCGAAGCACGCTTTCAAGGCCGCGAGCCTGTTCTTCCCGAACTGGGACCAGGCGCTCGCCGATGAGCTCATCCACGAGTTCCAACTCCCGATGAAGCAGACGATCAAGAAGCTCTCCCGCGGTCAGCTCTCGGCCGTCGGGGTCATCATCGGACTCGCCTCGCGCGCCGAGATCACCTTCTTCGACGAGCCCTACCTCGGCCTCGACGCCGTCGCCCGGCAGATCTTCTACGACCGTCTGGTCGAGGACTACGCCGAGCACCCGCGCACCGTCATCCTCTCGTCCCACTTGATCGATGAGGTGTCCAACCTGATCGAGAAGGTGATCGTGATCGACAACGGTCAGATCCTCCTCCACGAAGACACGGACGCCGTGCGCGACCGCGCCGTGACCGTCGTGGGCGATGCCGCGAAGGTCGACGCCTGGGTCGGCGACCGCGAAGTGCTGCACCGCGAGGCGCTGGGCCGCGTGGCCTCCGTCACCGTCCTCGGCACCGTATCGGCGGAGGAGCGCGCGGAGATCACGGCCTCCGGACTCGACCTCGCCCCGGTCTCGCTGCAGCAGCTGATCGTGCGTCTCACCCAGAAGGCCGAGGCCGGCTTCCCGAGATCGGCCACCACGAAAGAGGAGGTGCGCTGA
- a CDS encoding FUSC family protein, protein MTPSRPRLPARRVGIARALHDAVRPARLLLVAKTALAVALAWLIAPHMPGVTQEYPYYAPLGALVSMYPTLMGSARSSLQTLLGLATGIGLATVVVLTVGPNWWTIPLVVAIGVLLSGTGWFGVGREYVPMAALFVLIIGGQNADDYSLGYLTQTAVGVVIGLVVNVAIAPAPLTVAAAGQLAAFREQLATHLHDIGSAVSTSWPPENEQWAEDAESLADTSAELRAALAEAEESRRGNPRARGHRTRVQASFAELAALDRIAHLIRDIADGIADTIWDRPAGITLDAALPEPLSAACHAVADVIARGDASSSEDHRAREDAARAIRILLEVIDERTVDVRRTMGPGVLTTMHLRRILILSGTPRTEPA, encoded by the coding sequence GTGACCCCGAGCCGACCCCGACTCCCCGCGCGACGCGTCGGAATCGCCCGTGCCCTGCACGACGCGGTCCGTCCGGCGCGGCTGCTGTTGGTGGCCAAGACCGCCCTCGCAGTGGCACTCGCGTGGCTGATCGCTCCGCACATGCCGGGAGTCACGCAGGAGTATCCGTACTACGCACCCCTCGGCGCGCTCGTGAGCATGTACCCCACCCTGATGGGATCCGCGAGGTCGAGCCTGCAGACGCTCCTGGGACTCGCCACCGGGATCGGACTCGCCACCGTGGTCGTGCTGACCGTCGGACCCAACTGGTGGACGATCCCCCTCGTCGTCGCGATCGGGGTGCTGCTCTCGGGCACGGGCTGGTTCGGGGTCGGACGCGAGTACGTGCCGATGGCGGCGCTCTTCGTGCTGATCATCGGCGGGCAGAACGCCGACGACTACTCGCTCGGGTACCTGACGCAGACCGCGGTCGGAGTGGTGATCGGGCTGGTCGTGAACGTGGCGATCGCCCCGGCGCCTCTCACCGTGGCCGCGGCGGGGCAGCTGGCGGCGTTCCGGGAGCAGTTGGCGACGCACCTGCACGACATCGGCTCGGCGGTCTCCACGTCGTGGCCTCCCGAGAACGAGCAGTGGGCGGAGGACGCGGAGTCGCTCGCCGACACCTCGGCCGAGCTCCGGGCAGCGCTGGCGGAGGCCGAGGAGAGCAGGCGGGGCAACCCCCGCGCGCGCGGGCATCGCACCCGTGTTCAGGCGAGCTTTGCGGAGCTCGCCGCGCTCGATCGCATCGCCCACCTGATCCGCGACATCGCCGACGGGATCGCCGACACCATCTGGGACCGACCCGCGGGCATCACCCTCGACGCCGCGCTGCCCGAGCCTCTCTCCGCCGCCTGCCATGCGGTGGCGGACGTGATCGCGCGGGGCGATGCGTCATCGAGTGAGGATCACCGCGCACGTGAGGACGCGGCACGGGCGATCCGGATCCTCCTGGAGGTCATCGACGAACGCACGGTCGATGTGCGTCGCACGATGGGACCGGGGGTGCTCACCACGATGCACCTGCGTCGCATCCTGATCCTGAGTGGCACTCCCCGCACGGAGCCGGCGTAG
- a CDS encoding winged helix-turn-helix domain-containing protein, translating to MTEDGAKKGTSEDPVWMTTAMLKAYSHPLRRQMIRLFSRRDFLRAADIAAELGVPANSASFHLRALFEAGLIEEAPDKARDRRDRVWTGRNGALNVGGPESPVADDELRLAVVAALVEDHQDLVRRVMAWTPEYVAGRTTEVHASFTQRTIRLTQAEFEEAMASFGKVLDAAGEAHDSSDPDGRYWQLDLIAADDSI from the coding sequence ATGACGGAGGACGGCGCGAAGAAGGGCACGAGCGAAGATCCGGTCTGGATGACGACGGCCATGCTCAAGGCCTACTCGCATCCGCTTCGGCGCCAGATGATCCGCCTCTTCTCACGGCGCGACTTCCTCCGTGCCGCCGACATCGCCGCCGAGCTCGGAGTGCCCGCCAACAGTGCCAGCTTCCACCTGCGCGCGCTCTTCGAGGCAGGTCTGATCGAGGAGGCGCCCGACAAGGCCCGCGATCGGCGGGATCGGGTGTGGACGGGGCGCAACGGCGCGCTCAATGTCGGCGGCCCGGAGAGCCCGGTCGCCGACGACGAGCTTCGGCTCGCGGTCGTCGCCGCCCTGGTCGAAGACCACCAGGATCTGGTGCGACGCGTCATGGCGTGGACGCCCGAGTACGTCGCCGGACGCACCACCGAAGTGCACGCCTCCTTCACGCAGCGCACCATCCGCTTGACCCAGGCCGAGTTCGAGGAAGCCATGGCGAGCTTCGGCAAGGTGCTGGATGCGGCGGGCGAGGCGCATGACAGCAGTGATCCGGATGGCCGCTACTGGCAGCTGGATCTGATCGCCGCCGACGACTCCATCTGA
- a CDS encoding MFS transporter, with the protein MTTRTAPHRLWQNTRYLTWLVSDTSKGLAAALFGFAIPLLALIVTNDPAQAGIIGGAGMIARLLMTLAGGVLADRHRRIALMLLGSVIGIVLAGGFTLLALGDALTFGSLLVIDVLLAARSGLFDVAGESAIKEIVPDEAMGRAQAANQGRDAALQLAGGPLGGLLLGVGGWLVGVAMTLCHAIAALTAWVLGRQARRAGVVDEGAAQDDSAAPAARKPNAWAELREGFRWLFSRPDLRGVLLITTIINLGFNAAITTVIYALQQEGYPAFVIGTLSASIGAVMLVGAACAPMLVPRIRAGVLTIAGLAVVAGGAVALSTVGEPWAIALVLGASVLLLPSLNAAMLGYFMVATPSALLGRANSAAGVLAMGAMPLAPLVAGFGLAWIGREGTLLICAALCLVSVILAVGNRALRALPVESGWATHAEQFESA; encoded by the coding sequence ATGACCACCCGGACCGCGCCGCACCGCCTCTGGCAGAACACCCGGTATCTCACCTGGCTCGTGAGCGACACGAGCAAGGGCCTCGCCGCCGCACTCTTCGGCTTCGCGATCCCGCTGCTGGCCCTGATCGTCACGAACGACCCCGCCCAGGCAGGCATCATCGGTGGCGCGGGCATGATCGCGCGTCTGCTGATGACGCTCGCCGGCGGCGTGCTCGCCGATCGACACCGGCGCATCGCCCTGATGCTCCTCGGCTCCGTGATCGGCATCGTGCTCGCGGGCGGCTTCACCCTCCTCGCCCTCGGAGACGCCCTGACCTTCGGCTCGCTCCTCGTGATCGACGTCCTGTTGGCCGCACGCAGCGGTCTGTTCGACGTCGCCGGCGAGAGCGCGATCAAGGAGATCGTGCCCGACGAGGCGATGGGACGCGCCCAGGCCGCGAACCAGGGTCGGGATGCGGCCCTCCAGCTCGCGGGCGGCCCCCTCGGCGGTCTGCTCCTGGGCGTCGGCGGATGGCTCGTCGGCGTGGCGATGACCCTGTGCCACGCGATCGCCGCTCTGACCGCCTGGGTGCTCGGACGCCAGGCCCGCCGCGCCGGGGTGGTCGACGAGGGTGCCGCGCAAGACGACTCCGCCGCCCCCGCCGCGAGGAAGCCGAACGCGTGGGCCGAGCTGCGCGAGGGGTTCCGGTGGCTGTTCTCCCGCCCCGACCTCCGCGGGGTGCTGTTGATCACCACGATCATCAACCTCGGCTTCAACGCCGCGATCACGACCGTCATCTACGCACTCCAGCAGGAGGGCTACCCGGCGTTCGTGATCGGCACCCTCTCCGCGTCGATCGGCGCGGTGATGCTCGTCGGCGCCGCCTGCGCACCGATGCTCGTGCCGCGCATCCGGGCCGGAGTGCTCACGATCGCGGGACTCGCCGTGGTCGCGGGAGGTGCGGTCGCACTGTCGACGGTCGGCGAGCCGTGGGCCATCGCGCTCGTGCTGGGCGCATCCGTCCTGCTGCTCCCCTCCCTCAACGCCGCGATGCTGGGCTACTTCATGGTCGCGACCCCGAGCGCACTCCTCGGTCGCGCCAACAGCGCCGCCGGCGTGCTCGCGATGGGCGCCATGCCGCTCGCCCCTCTGGTCGCGGGATTCGGACTCGCCTGGATCGGACGTGAGGGGACGCTGCTGATCTGCGCCGCGCTGTGCCTGGTGTCCGTGATCCTCGCGGTCGGCAACCGCGCACTGCGGGCCCTGCCCGTCGAGTCGGGCTGGGCGACGCACGCCGAGCAGTTCGAATCCGCCTGA
- a CDS encoding SCO4848 family membrane protein — translation MTLLAVLLFLNAAFNAVVWPQFYKRVAKDPRARDENGKATPFLTVHVVLIAIALALALASVIAGIAALAGAF, via the coding sequence GTGACTCTCCTCGCCGTTCTGCTCTTCCTCAACGCCGCCTTCAACGCCGTCGTCTGGCCGCAGTTCTACAAGCGGGTCGCCAAGGATCCGCGGGCGCGGGACGAGAACGGCAAGGCCACGCCGTTCCTCACGGTGCACGTCGTCCTCATCGCGATCGCCCTCGCGCTCGCCCTCGCCTCGGTGATCGCCGGCATCGCGGCTCTCGCCGGCGCGTTCTAG
- a CDS encoding RNA polymerase sigma factor codes for MIDGAPGAALDPASDDGLSRWERAANLFGAWREGSSRAMDELVHLMTPVLWHVVRAYGLERTLAEDVVQTTWLQLVRGHESISDPRAVSAWLTTTARREAWKVAKAHGRVDTTDTDDLDTLLPEQASAEEHAARGDENRRLWSAVRRLNERCQKLLRVIAFEDRPDYARIAGDLAMPIGSIGPTRNRCLAKLRALLDAPPAAQTGGLA; via the coding sequence ATGATCGACGGTGCACCCGGCGCTGCGCTCGATCCTGCCTCGGACGACGGGCTCTCCCGATGGGAGCGCGCCGCGAACCTGTTCGGTGCATGGCGCGAGGGCAGCAGTCGCGCCATGGACGAGCTCGTACATCTCATGACACCCGTGCTGTGGCACGTGGTGCGGGCGTACGGGCTCGAACGCACGCTCGCGGAAGACGTCGTGCAGACGACCTGGCTGCAGCTGGTGCGCGGGCATGAATCGATCAGCGACCCCCGCGCCGTCTCCGCCTGGCTGACCACCACCGCCCGGCGCGAAGCCTGGAAGGTCGCGAAAGCGCACGGACGCGTCGACACCACCGACACCGACGACCTCGACACCCTCCTTCCCGAGCAGGCGTCTGCCGAAGAGCACGCGGCGCGCGGCGATGAGAACCGTCGGCTCTGGTCGGCCGTGCGCCGACTCAACGAGCGCTGTCAGAAGCTGCTGCGCGTGATCGCCTTCGAAGACCGACCCGACTACGCCCGGATCGCCGGCGACCTCGCCATGCCCATCGGCAGCATCGGCCCCACGCGGAACCGGTGCCTGGCCAAGCTGCGCGCCCTGCTGGACGCGCCACCGGCGGCGCAGACAGGGGGACTCGCATGA